TTCCTCTCGGTGACCGTCATCTCCGCGGTGATCGCAGTCGTTCTCGCGCCGCTCGTCGGGAGTCTGATCAACGGCATCTTCGTGCTCGCGGACCGACCCTACGAGATCGGCGACATGATCGAAGTCGTCGACGAGGGTCATCGCGGCTTCGTCGAGGATATCACGATTCGCTACACGAAAATCTTCACCCTCGAGAATACGTTCATCGTGATGCCCAACTCCGAGATTCAACAACGAGACGTGATCAACTACTCCGCAGAAGACGAGCGAACGCGCGTCTCGGTTGATTTTGAAATTACCTACGAAAGTGACCTCGAGGCGGCCAGACAGCACGCAGAACGGGCCGCACGGAACGTCGATATGGTGATCTCCGGTGGGCCGGATATTCGCATCGGCAGCGCACGCTATGCGGCGGCACCGGATTGCTCGATTGTCGAGTACGGAGACGATGGAATTTTGCTCCGCCTGCGATTCTGGATCAAACACCCCTACAAACAACTGGTCGTCCAGTCGGACGTTCAAGATGCGATCCGCACTCGATTCGAGACGGCTGATGCCGAGTTTGCCTACCCACATCGCCATCACGTCTTCGATGCGACGAGTGGCGTTGCACAGCTCGCGGTTGAGGAACAGCAACTGACGTCCGTCTCTGACGCATCGTCAATGGCCGACAGAGATGGGACCACTACCGATTCGGGCCAGACATCGGCTGGGGAGTCTCCAAGCGATTCGGCCGCTAGTGACTCTCTCGAGTCACAGGCAGATGGCGACGGGACGGGCGGACCCGAACGCGAGTAAGCGCTGCGTTCCTCCGTCGTGGGGAGTGCGGATGCTTTTATGGGCTATCTGGCCGATGAGGTACACGAGACGATGTACGACGATATCCTCATCCCGACTGACGGCAGCGATACCGTTCGCGAGACACTCGAGCACGCACTCCCGATTGCACAAGACAACGATGCCACGGTGCATGCCCTCTATGTCGTC
The Natronolimnobius baerhuensis DNA segment above includes these coding regions:
- a CDS encoding mechanosensitive ion channel family protein → MRAAVQDEDEPVGNGGEGPSGEEIDGLIEAVGDILPGSEFIAQLAVAAIVLVIGWYLSNLVVRLVGRTVARRIERPSVTRTVLRGVKISVLILTLVTVAAVFGLSGTEIFLSVTVISAVIAVVLAPLVGSLINGIFVLADRPYEIGDMIEVVDEGHRGFVEDITIRYTKIFTLENTFIVMPNSEIQQRDVINYSAEDERTRVSVDFEITYESDLEAARQHAERAARNVDMVISGGPDIRIGSARYAAAPDCSIVEYGDDGILLRLRFWIKHPYKQLVVQSDVQDAIRTRFETADAEFAYPHRHHVFDATSGVAQLAVEEQQLTSVSDASSMADRDGTTTDSGQTSAGESPSDSAASDSLESQADGDGTGGPERE